Proteins found in one Fulvitalea axinellae genomic segment:
- a CDS encoding ATP-binding protein, translating into MDSINLEIPSLPDNVRIVESFIDNSKDKYHLNDDVYGNIMIAVTEAVNNAIQHGNNGDKDKLVKLTMSHSDEQIRFTIGDEGPGFDYDSLPDPTAPENLHKPCGRGIFLMKHLCDEVEFNNDGKEVVLAFYLN; encoded by the coding sequence ATGGATTCCATCAACTTAGAAATCCCTTCATTGCCCGACAACGTTCGGATAGTCGAGAGTTTTATCGATAACTCCAAGGATAAATACCACCTTAACGACGACGTATACGGCAACATCATGATCGCGGTCACCGAAGCGGTGAACAATGCGATCCAGCACGGAAACAACGGCGACAAAGACAAGCTAGTGAAGCTAACCATGTCTCATTCCGACGAACAGATCCGCTTCACTATCGGAGACGAGGGCCCCGGCTTCGACTACGACAGTCTCCCGGACCCGACAGCTCCCGAAAACCTGCACAAACCCTGCGGCAGGGGAATTTTTCTGATGAAACACCTTTGCGACGAGGTGGAATTCAATAACGACGGAAAAGAAGTGGTACTCGCATTTTACCTGAACTAA
- the ybeY gene encoding rRNA maturation RNase YbeY has translation MINIFTEDIEFELSEAGKTTEWIEGVIERHGFELAELNYIFCSDEYLHKINVEYLDHDTYTDIITFDNSEEEGVIESDVFVSVERIRENASKFGKTFENELRRVIIHGVLHLLGFKDKSPEEAENMRKKEDEALAAY, from the coding sequence ATGATCAACATTTTCACGGAAGACATAGAGTTCGAACTTTCCGAAGCCGGAAAAACGACAGAGTGGATTGAGGGGGTGATAGAACGACACGGTTTCGAACTTGCCGAGCTAAATTATATTTTCTGTTCAGACGAGTACCTGCATAAAATAAATGTAGAATATCTAGACCACGACACCTATACGGACATCATTACCTTTGACAACTCCGAAGAGGAAGGCGTAATAGAAAGCGACGTTTTCGTTAGTGTGGAACGCATTCGGGAAAACGCCTCCAAGTTTGGAAAAACGTTTGAAAACGAACTCCGCAGAGTTATTATTCACGGAGTGCTGCATCTCTTGGGCTTCAAGGACAAATCGCCGGAAGAGGCCGAAAACATGAGAAAGAAGGAAGACGAAGCATTGGCCGCATATTGA